GCCGCTAAGTTAGCTGTGAAAGTGGCCAACATCAAAACCACAAACAGCCAATAAGCAGCGACCATTATACGTCCAGAGACGGCTTTTGGTGCTTCACCACCACCCTGCGGCGTAAACGAGGTCAAGGCGAACCAGAAACTCTCGCGCAACGTGAATTCGCTGAAAACAATATACGAATTTTTAGGTTAGGTATGGAATTCCATTAGTTTTCACTCACCGACAAGGATACTGATAGGCCGCACGATTATTTCTATAGCTGTATGGTGAATACTTATCAAGCAACCAAATCATAAGTGCGCTACCCACCAACGCCGCAATAATGCTAAACCACACTTCCACCCGCAGCACAGTCATGAATTTGAAAAGTGATGTCTGTCGCACCGGTTTACGCATTACAATGGAAATGCCAGTTTGCTCAAAATACGGCGCTATGTAGTCAATAACTTCCTCACGTTCGGAGTACATTTTCAGCGCGGTAACAGCAAAGTCCGTCTCACCAGTAACCAGATCGCCCACAATGCCATCCCAGACATCGTTAACAACATCGCGACGACCAAACTCACCGGTAGCCGGTGGCACCAGCATGTAGCCGAAATTTAAACGCTCCGACAGCTTTTGTATAGAGTCAATGCAGAAACCCTCCCAAATCGGGTTGCCAAAAGAGTCTAGTATTAGTTCATCAGTTTTCGGATCACGTTTCATGTAATTCCATGGTATGGCCTGCAAGCAGTAATGGAAATACATAATTGTCTACCAATTTCGCTGTAATTAATGTGGAACGTAGATACCTCCACAGTACCTATGCGAAAAAATCTTCGCGGCGGACTGATGGTCTCATTTATTTTGCGCAGATTATCATTTTGCCAAATAGCCAACTCGGTCACAGCATCGTGTTCGCTCGAGTAGAGATTTATATTGATCGTCGGTGTATAAGTGAGGCGTGGCACGTGATCGAATTCGTCGTCGGGAAAAGTGACATCGGTTGTAAAGTCCAAAAACTCACTCATCGGaaattgttcgaaaatatcaaaattcgCTGTTCCGTTCTCAATGGGGCTTGTGGCATTGCATTCCATTACAAAAGACGGCAACCAATACAAATTGGCTTGTTTCAGTTCGATTAAGCCGCGTAAGATTTCCAAAATCATTGCGCGCTGAAACTGTACAGGAattataaactaaatattttcataagcaTATAAAACGAGTTCAATGAATTTACTGAGAAGCCACTGAGGCAATATGTGTCCTTCATCCTTAGTGCCCTGCATAGTGTCTTCGGATTGATTGTGAATTTCGTCGCATAATCCACTTgcttcttaaatttaaagacaCGATCTCGTGGATCCAAATAAACGAAATGCCATTCCCGTGGTCGTTCAAAGAAGTTGGCCTTTGAAATCTAAACGtgagaaatatataaattgtagaaaaataagTAATCCTCTTTAGACGTACCCTATCAAAAATGCTGTTCATTGCTGTGCCGTCCGCAAATATTGCATAACACGAAGGCATAGGTCGGATTTTTCGTAGGCGCTTTATAAAATCTTGTTTATTATCAAATGCATTCATTATCAAACTGCGGAAGGGATAACCCTCGACGACTTGTATTATAGCTTCCTCAGTGTCCTAAATgttagaaaattgttttttaaataacctTTCTGAATGTTCGTAAAAGCTGTGAAAACATACCCTAGCATTCTGAAAGATCATAATACATTCGTGTCCCGACTTTTGCAACACAAATtgtgaaaacattttaaaataaggtGCCAACATACGATCCACTCGTAGGAAAGGTATTTGATATGTTCTAAGTAGATCCAATCCTTCACGCCATATGTGGTAGGTAAAGTCGATAACTACCGATACGCCGTCCGTTGCGAGGTGCTCACAAACTGCATGAAATAGAGTTCAGCGGataattgcaataaaaagtgTTGGTTGGATTCTtaacaaatctttaaatttctaatattttttttttaattttatacaggCTACAATTTTGCCTCTGAGTTGAAGCGTATATTTTGTAGTTTAGTTGTCTAGAACTTGATTGGATTAAAAATTTGGGTTATACGTAATTTTAGGTATGGTAACACTGCATGAATGCAGATTGAAAATAGGAACAATTTACGATctgtgtttttcattttttaattctaacAGGCCCGAAATTTTGTCGTATATTTTCACAAGTTTATATCCGAAGCTGGTCGGAAAGTTATGGACTCTTTGGCCTTGTGGTGGAATagctttcaatttattttcacatttcagAAGACAAAGCGCCGTAGTGATTGCATTGACCTAATATATTCCCGCATAAATTTCAGGAAACTGCCATTCAGTTCTTCAATTGACAggataaatatttgtatccGATTCGGTTACGTAGATTCGTAGGTGGGAACGACATCAAAAGCTTCGTAGCCTTTTTATgtcattttgccaaaaattatcTATATTTTGACCGCAGTTTCACATGCCTCGATAAGTCCGTTCCACGAATAAGCTTCATATTTAAGGAAGCCCAATTTAATAATTAGACTATAATACAAATCTTTCGTAAATTTTCAGGcttcttaatatacatatacaagaatTCTAAGTGTAAATTGTGGCTGCAGGACATTTTCTAGAGGAATTAGCTAGACTAGCCTAGTTTACACTATACCGCGACTATTGAAGAGGCtttgaaataaagaaagctCTAAAAGGCGGTATACTTCGGACTTAACCGCAATAAGTAGAAACGTttcgattaaaaaaatgtcactTTGCGCATCAttgattaaacaattttttaagggGCATGCCGAAATTTCGAtatctgaaataatttttgagttacagccttCTAAAATGTAGCCGCTCAGTTCAATCAGCTCAATTTGTCGTTTTTCACGAAATAGCATCCTTTGAATTCGCTGCAGTGATAACTCGAAGACAAACGATCCGATCTTCCTGTTCTGTACAATTCTACATACAATGATCTATCGGTTTTTTGATCAAACCGAATTTTTGGGAGACCGAAAATtacgtaaatttaaaaaaaaaaaatcaacttaaaaaaaaagtcgtcatttcgtccatttttgatttttttggtgatCATAGGTCATTGCACGGAGAATATGTATATCTGGTTCGCGGagaattttttagtttcaagTTTTATCCACGCAGAAGCTCGGAATCACTGCACCTTTTTTAAGTGCCATCGGAGATTTcatataactaaaaaataatttatttcttcataGCGCCCAGCAAGCTCCGGAATTGTTCAGAGAGCTGGActtttgtgaccatatgtgatataggaggggacacaatagaccataggtcgcagtgcaaaaacctcaattaatttctatttatgtatttgatattttttcttgaaacatGTATAAGTATACCCACGAAATTGCAAATCAATCGATacatcagttttttttttaattcccaaaaatGTATCTTTTTCTAGACTGTCACACTAGGTGTGCCTTTTAAGTCTTACTTCGATGCAATGAACTTAAGTCCACGTACGTTTTTCCATATTCTTTTCCTCTTTCTTTCTACCAACATTCGTTATAACCACGACATAATACTGTATCTTCGTCTCCAATTGCAAAGCTTCAATTTCTTTCACCGTACTTGCGACATCCAACTCGATGTCCGCCTGTAGTGGGTCAATCCAAAATGCTGAAGAAACAAAATTCGACATAAGACACTCATTTTACAcaaattcacaaaaacaaagcatttGCTGATATTTCGTACCGATTTTCAATTCGTTTGCGCAAACATAACCGAAAGTGAACAAAATCACAAGATTTTGTAGACGCCACATTATGCCACAATTTCGAAACGTCCATTCACGGTGTGTTTGAAAAAACAACTGTTATGTGTGGCTTGTGCCATAACTGTGTCATATGCAATTCTTTAGCTTTGAGGAAATATAGCTTCAAAATTGCACCGGCTGACAAGTCAAGGCTGATGTataaattgcataataatttaaagtaatttgcATTGATTTgtgcacacacacccacatgtGACACTTCTCAATTATTTAAAGACCTGACCAACTGAAGTGTGTTGCAGACGAAACGGAAGATTGCAACGGAATTAGTGAGTGGAGCTTCGCAATGTGCGCTATtgatatagtatacatataacaAGATGCTATGTAGATGTGTGACTGCGTGTGTAGAGTTATGAAATTTGCGCGCataaaaataaaccaattaTCGACATAAGCACGATTTTTTGCGTCTgttgttaaatataaaatcgatttattgGAACAATAATTATCTAAATTATTTAAGGATCAAACTtcagacttaaaaaaaatttaatataaccaGAAAATATCGCTTATCGTAAAATCTTATATGAAGTAGTGTATGATCGGAGTTCCTTCAGTCAGCTGTGGAACTTTTTATTAATCAATACTCAACTGTTGCAATGTATTGAGCTCAAGTTTGATTATCTGAAACGCCGTTTTCGAAAGCTCGTTACTTTTTCGAAGAGAAAAGTGTAGATGTGCTCGAaagttctttaatttttttgaaattaatttcgaagAGGAAAGTCTGGAGTAACTGGTAAAAGTGCTTGCTCAATTTTGACCcggaataaaattaaaaaaaatttcgaagagaAAAGTCTAGATTAATTGATAAAAGCGCTAATCAAATTTGACCgggaataacaaaaaacattatCTCTAAAGCCATTTTAAAAAGTTCCTTATTTGTGCGTAGTTAATTTCGAAAAGTAAAGTCGAGATACGTTCGAAAGTTCTttcattttttcgaaattaatttcgaaGTGAGAAGTCTACAGGAACACgcctgatcaaatttgacccggaatAAGAAAAAGCAAActacattttcacgtattttactAATACAAATCTTTTTTATCGCTTTCAAAATACAAGCATGCCAAAGCTTAAACAAGTTTGTCATACACTTCTTATAAGTCTCGACTAGAATGACCTTCAGTGAAGTGGTTCAGCAAATCTtgtttcgtgtttttttttattgttcgaCGTCGTATTGCAAAATATTCGGGTCTTTTGGTGTTAGTCTAGGCCTCCGGCAGAGACACTGAAATTGTACACTACTTCGTTTGCATTATTTTCAAGCTAAATCACTGCATCGCGGAATCTCCTTCTGGCAGGAGATTTGTGTGTCAGGCGAAACCGTTGAAAAATTGCGGCAGTGAGCACTATCACCGATAGAATGATGTTAAGAGGTTGGATATTAGGCGGAATCTTCAGGTGGAACTCATTCACTCCAATAGCGACTATACTGGCTTTGAGCTCGCTGCCTATGCGCTCAGAACTAGTCAAGCAGTGCATGACCTCGTTAGCAATGGCATCAAAATTCCTCACTATTAGATTTGACCATTGCCGAAAACTGCACAGCCGATGAGCTTGCTTTTACCATAATTTCTTGCGATAGAAAGCgagtcagttttttttatattctcttGCGCTCTAGCGCTGGAACCCAAAACGCCCAGAGTGAGCCGGAAGAGGTCCCCGGCACTATTtgtcgaatatttttttcatggtAAAATCACCAAACATCGTAAAGAAAATCGCAAACAAACTGCATTTGACACGTGGATATTAAGTTTAGGATACTCATAAAAAAGCTTGTAGCAATCTAGGTTATTTACTCGAGCTTTAGGGTCGCCTGACGACGCCTTTTGCAAAGATTACACAAAGGTTATTTTCTTCTGTAGCTTATACGTTACTCTTTtaagagaaatattaaaaaggaaatGACCCatagtattaaaaatatgtatcattTATGACAACTGTTTGATTCCAAAGAAAGCAATTTAAAACCCTTGTGACAATAATGGTTAATAAAAGCGCTGAAGCAGCTCTGAAAAAGCAATGAAAGTAGCTCCTATTTGTAAAGCACTGTTAcccataaaataaaactttatagcACCGATAAGTATGAGATTTTTCTAATGAGTTTACGATTTTTTGTTTACCCCTGTATTAGGATTTCGTCACGTTTCTAAAAGTAGGGTCTGATGGGCAGCATACTACAGGCATGTgtgtttatttctatttaaattagcCCAATTTGTTCGAAGTTTGATTTCATGCGCCTCCGCTAAGCGCACAAAATACAACTAAAACCTCCAAATCTGTTTGTTCTCATGCATGATGGTCTCATTTATTTTATGATCACTGATTTGTATTCGCCTTTTCAATgccacttaaatattttatggccTTTGCGAGTGCCACACAATCGCACATCGCTGCATTTGTCATTCTAACGGTGCGCGCACGTTTGTGTGCCAGCGTTCTAAagtttactatatattttttagtttttgtgccTATTCGTCtgttttaattacatttcaTTTACAATCAACTGATATCACCTCGCCGCAGTTTGGCGCCTCCAACCATGCGCTCAGCAATATTTCAATTCGATTTGCCCTGATTTCCGCTGCCTCCAACAGTATACGCGTTGTTTTAAATTCTATTGAACAATTTCATAAAtgtcttttttattattgctaCGAGCACTTTAATCACATTTAATTACATCAGCAGCATTATTTAGCGCTGCAGTAATGAATAGAATTCAGTTGTAATTTGTAATGTCATTTGAGTGGCGTTGTTCAGTGATTTCATAAACGCCGAGAAAAATGCTTGTCGgcttgaaattatttatatgcataacTACATATctaactatatgtatgtatgtatgtatagtatactcACATACTTGACGATTCTCTGCTCATGTGTAAACAGTCTTTTTATTTATAGGGAACGTATGGCGGACCTTTAAAGTACCGTTGTAGCTGGGGAGTGGCCTTAAAAGCGTGTAGaataagttataaaaatcaCCTTTCATTAAAGCTTTTAACTGCTTTGCAAATtgagtaattaaataaaataaatacctcACTTTTTCAGCGGCCTGTCTTAGGCAACGCGTGGTTCTACACTTTAAAAAATGTCTCTATAAAAGTAACAGGCGTTTGTATGCACATTCATGAATTCTGTAAATGCATTATTAGTCAGTtctcttacatatgtatttttattctaAGCCAATCATGCTTAAGAATTGTTATATTACTTTAATGTATTTATgccaatttattattattttttatattttaatgagctaaaatatagaaaaattgatTAATAGTCATTCAAGGTTTCTTTGCTGTACAGTTTAGTTACAGAATTCTAGTGTTGTAGACTGTTTGGATATTCGAATGACAAGGTCACCCTTTAGTGAGATTTTAATTTTACCAAATACTGATACTATTAAAGCTTTAGTTTTATAGTTTGTACTATTACTAaagagattttatcaataaatgtCTCTGCATATGAATCAAGAACCTCAGATGAtggaatctttctctcgaactCCACAAAGTCGCTTTGGCAGCATATGAACCAGGAACCTCAGATAGGACGAGAACATTGCCTGAAAGTGGTCAGAACTGCACTTTGAAACTTGTCGCATTTGGAGTGATAATAATCCAAAAGCCATTATTCAGACGCCATTATATCCTCAAAAAGTCAATgctacaaggtgtgttccaaagtaaacaggactttttgaatctagtgcctcctggtggcgccatctatttgtcgactggtgcgttagaatctttTATCTTTATCGatatccagtgagaatttcatgacatcgattggaagtgaagttattgcgttttaagtgtcagtatgtttttgttatcggtgcgaaattgagcttcgaacaaagtgccaacattaaattttgttttaaaattggtacaacttttatcgaaacgtttcaattgatgaaacaagtttatggcgatgattaccaatcccgtagcagagtgcacgagtggtttcaacgttttcgaagtggtcgtgaggacataaatgacgatcaacatgtgggccaatcaaaatccgtgatcaccggaaattccatcgaactgtacgtgaattcatcaaaaatcagccgaaattatcattaaaattcatggaaatggaattgaacatctccaaaacatcgatttatcacattttgactgaacatttgggtttacgaaaggtgtgtgcacgctttgttccgcacaaattgactgacgaacaaaaattgctcagaatccaacgacgcttgtgaccgattatttgaccgaaaatcacattttaaccattaaccactccatGCAAAaatctgtattgaagcagaaggggagactattttgaataaaataaattgattttgccgaaaaaaaaagtttttttttttaagtcctgttttctTTGTAACGCAGCTTGTATATGCCATAACGTAATGAACGCTATAGCGCCATCACTAATGACTTTTTCGTTTCTGAATTGAAGGATTTTTATGTGGAAGgacctttggttccaacaagacgccatatagccaacgaaacaatcatTTTATTGAAGATACATATTTCTGATGAGCTCATTATCTCGCGACGTGAGTCTGTGACGTGGCatccaagatcatgcgatttaacaccGCTGGCTTATTTTTTGTAGTGTTATGTGAAGTCTTTTCAAACGgcttggaagagaatattcggcgAGTTTTTGCTGCAAAAAGGAATCTTTCGAGCCAGCCGCGACGGTTACTTGCCCGAAAtcattttaaaacataatgacCAACGCTTATCTTTATAAATACGCTAAATTTTTGGCcatcacatattaaattatatgcgtTAAAAAACACGCTTTAAGTTGCAACTACATAACTGGAATGGACCCGGGCTTACATCCGGGGAAAGTTGCCCCCATAACACGAACAATGCATTTTATTAGCTCATTAGCATTCCTCGTATATTATGAGCTGTTTAGTGTAATTTACAGCTTGATCATTTACGTGGAGTAATGTTTCTGATTGCTTTTgattcatatattattttttaaagtgacTCATGCAACGTTTACTGGGGCTAGCCCGTAACTAATGCTGTAGTACGCTGCACTAACGAATAATGCAAAATACCTTTGTGTAATTTGAAAAGAAGCCAcgttcttttattatttgatttaatattcaaataagTTGCTTACAAAGACCTAGAATATGAGCAATCTCTTCGATTGCTCCAAAATAGATTGCACTCTCGACGATTGCCTCATCGTTGTCGCTAAGGTTTGAGAACTAAAAAAAGTCGCTGAGAACTGGGAGTACATTGAATGTGTAAGCAAATCGAACCCAGTTCATGAAATTAGTTCTGATGGTATCCGCTCACGAAATCCACTAAATTTATGATATAGAATTTTGTATGCAAGCTTTAATATATTCTGTAGTCGTGAGCTAGTTAGtcggttttaaataaatttattaatttcagatTTTCCAACTTTTGCCAATCTTTTTAAATATGTTGACAGAGTTTTGGAGAACTTGATGTTCCTTTTCATGACTAAACATTAAAAGTAACGTTTTGCCAAGTCTTaccaaattgttttaaaaatacaatCTATTTTAAACAGTTTTACTCTAAGAGAAGTAATTTTAGAGAACTTCATCTTTACTGGCGTAGCCACCGGTTATAGTCGGGCTAAATCCCTTTCAAAGCTGTTAGTTCCTTTTCATTAGGGacgtttttttacgtggcgagtcGCAAACCCAACACACAACCCTAAAGAGGGATGGTTGGTTCGTCTTCtaattttagctcgccttcaagcggatgtttttttggctacccagaggatacttggtctaaaaccggaagtcgtaagTTGCTTTTAAGCCataagtaaaaaaatcgtttctgaccTACTACGTTAGATAAATAGATGAGGATGCACCACGAGCTAAGATCTATTGTGCCTTACATTACAACAGATATGACCTTTTAGTGATTGGCATATGGCAATGTGCTACGTGATGTTGATTGTCACATTTTGGTTAGTTATACCTCACATTCATAAAATAAAGTGACTTCTTAACAAATCGTATtagaatgtttaaaaatttggaCTTTTTCGGTCTAAATCTTTTCCAGTGTGATAATTCCACttcttaatttgtatttttcggACTATGTCGATTCGtgaatttttgtcaaaaattttttccgtttccacaaacaatattttgaagCTCTTGCGTTTTATTTTCTCTATAAAGAACACACTCTATCTTTGTGCATCAATTAATTTAGCcttcatattttcatttttacgccTTTATTGCTTTATACtatagtacatacttatacatatgtatatgtaaaatttgaGAATGATTGTTTTGCTTTGCAGTAATTTTAAGCATGactaaatgttttcaaaaagtttactatttttaattgcGGTTCATATGCATCGCatttatgtacattagggtgtccgttaatTCACAAGTTTTTCTTTGCAGTCTCAGTtcggaaatttttaaagtttgaagttatgtgatggttatttttgagaaacgaaaattagttggtgaaattttagtttgaatgaaaaaacgaaaattcctacatacatatattaaatgtacgggaacctaaaaaaaatagcgaccccttagagttaagctacagcgcctggtttgagggaggatttttgtttgtcaatcactaacatttgaggagGTAAgagttggaaaaaaaattataaaattttttttgaagcaccctaatgtacatacatatgtatgcgcgttaaaaaatttattgaattcaatTAGTGTCCACCAATTGTGGGTGTTCATGGCAATGCCTTTTAGAAATCGATGATGGTAAGTGTTTATAACTGAAAATTTAACTGGGGTCACGCTGGTCAATTTATAATGTTGAAGGTGAGTTCAACAAGTTCATTGGACAGTGCAAAAGATGGAATTTGaacgaaaaattacaaaaagagaAAACTGATATGAACTGCTGTGTAAAACacctcaaaaatatttctttgataaaattataatttatttgaatttcacCAAATCGCAAAAAGtcggaatatttttaatttaatattataggtacatacatatgtatatcagaatGTCACCGCAGtgctatttatatgtatgtatgtacatatagtatatgcagaTATTTACTTGTAAATTACTTCATTAATTTGCTCAACACACTAGACTAATAAAAATCTGTTTTGTTCTCTTTTTCTGCTTGCAGGTAAATGCTCGTTTGCACTTTGAAATTTAATCGACCCAGTGCCGTTACTTTTATGTTATTGCCATTTACGTATGCATGTAAGTGTAATTCCCAATCAAATAACAACTTTTGAATAAGTAAAACCACGTATAAACATATGCTCCgctacaaatatatacatatgtatttacatatgtataatttttataagtaCTTATGTGATTGCTTCACCGTTACGCGAACCACTCAACGAAAATGTTACACTTGCACTTAAGATTCTGGGTGTGCAGAGTTCTTTCATATACCCAGTTACAAATAACGAACAtgtttcttttgttatttttgttgttgtctttacCTTTGTGACGCTAAAAGTGATCGTGCTGGCCAAATACATAAAATGCAAATGAGCAAATTTCTATTCGAAATTTCAACTTGTTGCGCCAAATTAATGTGGtacagttgttgctgttgttatttttgttttttagtggCAACCGCAAAATAAATGAGTTCAGCAGCGTCATTTTGCTGATTGCAGAATTGAGAGTTCTTATTGTgagttttatatgtacatactatgttgCCATTGTGTGTGTGGCGTCTGCTGCTTTATGTTGCGCAGAGTGTAAATAAAAGCAAGCGCTGCTAATTTGTTTGTTGTGTCGGGTTCACACTTTGCCAAATATATTAACAATTGATATAGGCGAGGAGTGGGACtcataatttcatttataaacattaataataattagaaaaattacgATTATAGTTATTTCCATTGGGTCCTCTTAAAGTCAATGCAATTTGATCGAGGTTAAACCAAATCTATAAATATAGCGATATAGCTGTATTTATGTTAACTTACCATTCTTCTATTTGTTGCCGAGTTATTGCATGTCGAAAGTCGCTAAAAAATCTCtcgaatttttgcaattttat
The sequence above is drawn from the Bactrocera tryoni isolate S06 chromosome 1, CSIRO_BtryS06_freeze2, whole genome shotgun sequence genome and encodes:
- the LOC120766894 gene encoding uncharacterized protein LOC120766894, yielding MWRLQNLVILFTFGYVCANELKIAFWIDPLQADIELDVASTVKEIEALQLETKIQYYVVVITNVGRKKEEKNMEKLCEHLATDGVSVVIDFTYHIWREGLDLLRTYQIPFLRVDRMLAPYFKMFSQFVLQKSGHECIMIFQNARDTEEAIIQVVEGYPFRSLIMNAFDNKQDFIKRLRKIRPMPSCYAIFADGTAMNSIFDRISKANFFERPREWHFVYLDPRDRVFKFKKQVDYATKFTINPKTLCRALRMKDTYCLSGFSFQRAMILEILRGLIELKQANLYWLPSFVMECNATSPIENGTANFDIFEQFPMSEFLDFTTDVTFPDDEFDHVPRLTYTPTININLYSSEHDAVTELAIWQNDNLRKINETISPPRRFFRIGTVEAIPWNYMKRDPKTDELILDSFGNPIWEGFCIDSIQKLSERLNFGYMLVPPATGEFGRRDVVNDVWDGIVGDLVTGETDFAVTALKMYSEREEVIDYIAPYFEQTGISIVMRKPVRQTSLFKFMTVLRVEVWFSIIAALVGSALMIWLLDKYSPYSYRNNRAAYQYPCREFTLRESFWFALTSFTPQGGGEAPKAVSGRIMVAAYWLFVVLMLATFTANLAAFLTVERMQTPVQSLEQLARQSRINYTVVEGSGTHQYFINMKFAEDTLYRMWKELTLNVTEDFQRYRIWDYPIKEQYGTILLAINGSEPVRNAKEGFRKVNEHENADFAFIHDSSEIKYELTRNCNLTEVGEVFAEQPYAIAIQQGSHFADELSYALLELQKDRFFEDLKAKYWNMSRIKACSVNEEQEGISLESLGGVFIATLFGLGLAMVTLVLEIIYYRRKYSTMQRFSEITKVKPASGTSIKQLLPKKKSKKRIAVWHTSTSKRDNSPKHKTPPPAFDAVKFRGKKVPPSITLGGQEFKPGRAGQRQLSESLDSAEYRNEGIPNRDDELPPYTE